One window of Papaver somniferum cultivar HN1 chromosome 9, ASM357369v1, whole genome shotgun sequence genomic DNA carries:
- the LOC113309502 gene encoding uncharacterized protein LOC113309502 isoform X2 produces the protein MRKRKERTTKERSETLICNSEEGNEEREYVEEDEGKRFYACYLLCSLCPRFKGHTYIGYTVDPCRRIRQHNGEKTNGAVRTKRKRPWEMMLCIYGFPTNVSALQFEWAWQHPIESLAVRQAALSFKSLSGIANHVKLAYTMLNLPPWRSLKLTVNFFSTAYTKHAAGSPSLPKQMKVQVCSMDELPCYIGDSQVSDEIDDEEEWEHEDAGNGIGEISQSERSKDISVENSVVYQNTDYDWETLIENSVANPDIYHDCERLIEDDSLQQQKGSCRLREEEDDERPSRDIDSSPEALSTRIARLVNRRQLVEESYPYGLFTETGNKLGPTTKQLLTAIAGASGNQAPPSYRYLCPPEVAFTETGEKLGPTTKQIPTTTAVASGNQAPPCYRYLSRPEVAVRQPKETLTPIGARLLSFVTSFPLQTPSSAISRFVNTVQATEDRDSFELIEETGSELGRASTQQTTITSAREDHSLSKNSPHCPPEVCFREPMDLFSSGDKQGKLPLCVDLPMEKPSSSIIEFPYGMILKGCVNKMKETNEQQLRTPAGYNYNQPTSSASTSCSSPEVQVINLLSPEGGVNKMKEANKQQLRTPVGYNYNQPRSSSSTSHSSPEVEVINLLTPSPDCNTHSLNSKKRHTLVHRDIVDLTRSPLFVQL, from the exons ATGAGAAAGAGGAAAGAACGGACGACAAAAGAAagatcagaaaccctaatttgtaattcagaggaaggaaatgaagaaagagaatatgtagaagaagatgaaggcaAACGATTCTATGCCTGTTATCTTCTCTGTTCCTTGTGCCCTAGATTCAAAGGTCACACCTACATAGG GTACACAGTCGATCCATGCCGCCGGATTAGGCAACATAACGGCGAAAAAACTAATGGTGCAGTGAGGACAAAGAGGAAACGTCCATGGGAAATGATGTTATGTATCTATGGGTTCCCGACTAATGTTTCTGCACTTCAG TTTGAGTGGGCGTGGCAGCACCCAATTGAATCTTTGGCTGTGAGGCAGGCAGCACTAAGTTTCAAGTCATTATCTGGAATTGCCAATCATGTAAAACTTGCATATACAATGCTCAACCTTCCACCTTGGCGGAG CTTGAAGCTGACTGTGAACTTTTTCTCAACGGCATACACTAAGCACGCTGCTGGCTCCCCGAGCTTGCCAAAGCAAATGAAAGTCCAAGTTTGTTCCATGGATGAACTTCCTTGCTACATTGGTGACAGCCAAGTATCAGATGAAATTGACGATGAGGAGGAATGGGAACATGAAGATGCTGGTAATGGCATTGGCGAGATAAGCCAAAGTGAAAGATCGAAGGATATTTCAGTTGAAAATTCAGTG GTATATCAGAATACTGATTATGATTGGGAAACACTGATTGAAAATTCAGTGGCAAATCCAGATATTTATCATGATTGTGAAAGACTGATTGAAGATGATAGCTTACAACAGCAAAAGGGCTCATGCCGtctaagagaagaagaagatgatgaaaggcCATCTCGTGATATTGATTCCTCTCCAGAAGCACTGTCTACCAGAATTGCCCGCTTGGTTAACAGGAGACAATTAGTTGAAGAGAGTTACCCCTATGGGTTGTTCACAGAGACGGGTAATAAACTGGGGCCAACAACCAAGCAATTACTGACAGCTATAGCAGGTGCTAGTGGGAACCAAGCACCTCCCAGTTACAGATATCTTTGCCCTCCAGAAGTTGCTTTCACAGAGACGGGTGAAAAACTGGGGCCAACAACCAAGCAAATACCGACAACTACAGCAGTTGCTAGTGGGAATCAAGCTCCTCCCTGTTACAGATATCTTTCCCGTCCAGAAGTTGCTGTCAGACAGCCAAAGGAGACCCTCACTCCCATAGGAGCTAGATTGCTATCTTTTGTGACTTCTTTCCCTTTGCAAACACCCTCTTCCGCTATTAGCAGGTTTGTTAACACAGTACAAGCAACTGAGGACAGAGATTCCTTTGAGTTGATCGAAGAAACTGGCTCTGAATTAGGGCGAGCTAGCACGCAACAAACAACTATAACTTCTGCCAGAGAAGATCACTCACTTTCCAAGAATAGTCCTCATTGCCCTCCTGAAGTTTGTTTCAGAGAACCTATGGATTTATTCAGTTCGGGGGACAAACAAGGCAAACTCCCATTGTGTGTTGATTTGCCTATGGAAAAACCCTCTTCCAGTATAATCGAGTTCCCCTATGGGATGATTCTAAAAGGTTGTGTTAACAAAATGAAGGAAACAAATGAGCAGCAATTGAGAACTCCAGCAGGCTATAATTATAATCAACCAACGTCATCAGCCAGCACTTCTTGCTCATCTCCTGAAGTTCAGGTAATAAATCTGTTGAGCCCCGAAGGTGGTGTTAACAAAATGAAGGAAGCAAATAAGCAGCAATTGAGAACTCCAGTAGGCTATAATTATAATCAACCAAGATCATCATCCAGCACTTCTCACTCATCTCCTGAAGTTGAGGTAATAAATCTGTTGACCCCATCACCAGACTGTAATACTCATTCTTTAAATAGTAAGAAGAGACACACCCTTGTTCACCGTGATATCGTTGACTTGACCAGGTCACCTTTGTTTGTGCAATTATAG
- the LOC113309502 gene encoding uncharacterized protein LOC113309502 isoform X1 — translation MRKRKERTTKERSETLICNSEEGNEEREYVEEDEGKRFYACYLLCSLCPRFKGHTYIGYTVDPCRRIRQHNGEKTNGAVRTKRKRPWEMMLCIYGFPTNVSALQFEWAWQHPIESLAVRQAALSFKSLSGIANHVKLAYTMLNLPPWRSLKLTVNFFSTAYTKHAAGSPSLPKQMKVQVCSMDELPCYIGDSQVSDEIDDEEEWEHEDAGNGIGEISQSERSKDISVENSVVYQNTDYDWETLIESSVANPDIYHDWERLIEDDSLQQQKGSCRLREEEDNERPSRDIDSSPERSKDISVENSVVYQNTDYDWETLIENSVANPDIYHDCERLIEDDSLQQQKGSCRLREEEDDERPSRDIDSSPEALSTRIARLVNRRQLVEESYPYGLFTETGNKLGPTTKQLLTAIAGASGNQAPPSYRYLCPPEVAFTETGEKLGPTTKQIPTTTAVASGNQAPPCYRYLSRPEVAVRQPKETLTPIGARLLSFVTSFPLQTPSSAISRFVNTVQATEDRDSFELIEETGSELGRASTQQTTITSAREDHSLSKNSPHCPPEVCFREPMDLFSSGDKQGKLPLCVDLPMEKPSSSIIEFPYGMILKGCVNKMKETNEQQLRTPAGYNYNQPTSSASTSCSSPEVQVINLLSPEGGVNKMKEANKQQLRTPVGYNYNQPRSSSSTSHSSPEVEVINLLTPSPDCNTHSLNSKKRHTLVHRDIVDLTRSPLFVQL, via the exons ATGAGAAAGAGGAAAGAACGGACGACAAAAGAAagatcagaaaccctaatttgtaattcagaggaaggaaatgaagaaagagaatatgtagaagaagatgaaggcaAACGATTCTATGCCTGTTATCTTCTCTGTTCCTTGTGCCCTAGATTCAAAGGTCACACCTACATAGG GTACACAGTCGATCCATGCCGCCGGATTAGGCAACATAACGGCGAAAAAACTAATGGTGCAGTGAGGACAAAGAGGAAACGTCCATGGGAAATGATGTTATGTATCTATGGGTTCCCGACTAATGTTTCTGCACTTCAG TTTGAGTGGGCGTGGCAGCACCCAATTGAATCTTTGGCTGTGAGGCAGGCAGCACTAAGTTTCAAGTCATTATCTGGAATTGCCAATCATGTAAAACTTGCATATACAATGCTCAACCTTCCACCTTGGCGGAG CTTGAAGCTGACTGTGAACTTTTTCTCAACGGCATACACTAAGCACGCTGCTGGCTCCCCGAGCTTGCCAAAGCAAATGAAAGTCCAAGTTTGTTCCATGGATGAACTTCCTTGCTACATTGGTGACAGCCAAGTATCAGATGAAATTGACGATGAGGAGGAATGGGAACATGAAGATGCTGGTAATGGCATTGGCGAGATAAGCCAAAGTGAAAGATCGAAGGATATTTCAGTTGAAAATTCAGTGGTATATCAGAATACTGATTATGATTGGGAAACACTGATTGAAAGTTCAGTGGCAAATCCAGATATTTATCATGATTGGGAAAGACTGATTGAAGATGATAGCTTACAACAGCAAAAGGGTTCATGCCGtctaagagaagaagaagataatgaaaGGCCATCTCGTGATATTGATTCCTCTCCAGAAAGATCGAAGGATATTTCAGTTGAAAATTCAGTGGTATATCAGAATACTGATTATGATTGGGAAACACTGATTGAAAATTCAGTGGCAAATCCAGATATTTATCATGATTGTGAAAGACTGATTGAAGATGATAGCTTACAACAGCAAAAGGGCTCATGCCGtctaagagaagaagaagatgatgaaaggcCATCTCGTGATATTGATTCCTCTCCAGAAGCACTGTCTACCAGAATTGCCCGCTTGGTTAACAGGAGACAATTAGTTGAAGAGAGTTACCCCTATGGGTTGTTCACAGAGACGGGTAATAAACTGGGGCCAACAACCAAGCAATTACTGACAGCTATAGCAGGTGCTAGTGGGAACCAAGCACCTCCCAGTTACAGATATCTTTGCCCTCCAGAAGTTGCTTTCACAGAGACGGGTGAAAAACTGGGGCCAACAACCAAGCAAATACCGACAACTACAGCAGTTGCTAGTGGGAATCAAGCTCCTCCCTGTTACAGATATCTTTCCCGTCCAGAAGTTGCTGTCAGACAGCCAAAGGAGACCCTCACTCCCATAGGAGCTAGATTGCTATCTTTTGTGACTTCTTTCCCTTTGCAAACACCCTCTTCCGCTATTAGCAGGTTTGTTAACACAGTACAAGCAACTGAGGACAGAGATTCCTTTGAGTTGATCGAAGAAACTGGCTCTGAATTAGGGCGAGCTAGCACGCAACAAACAACTATAACTTCTGCCAGAGAAGATCACTCACTTTCCAAGAATAGTCCTCATTGCCCTCCTGAAGTTTGTTTCAGAGAACCTATGGATTTATTCAGTTCGGGGGACAAACAAGGCAAACTCCCATTGTGTGTTGATTTGCCTATGGAAAAACCCTCTTCCAGTATAATCGAGTTCCCCTATGGGATGATTCTAAAAGGTTGTGTTAACAAAATGAAGGAAACAAATGAGCAGCAATTGAGAACTCCAGCAGGCTATAATTATAATCAACCAACGTCATCAGCCAGCACTTCTTGCTCATCTCCTGAAGTTCAGGTAATAAATCTGTTGAGCCCCGAAGGTGGTGTTAACAAAATGAAGGAAGCAAATAAGCAGCAATTGAGAACTCCAGTAGGCTATAATTATAATCAACCAAGATCATCATCCAGCACTTCTCACTCATCTCCTGAAGTTGAGGTAATAAATCTGTTGACCCCATCACCAGACTGTAATACTCATTCTTTAAATAGTAAGAAGAGACACACCCTTGTTCACCGTGATATCGTTGACTTGACCAGGTCACCTTTGTTTGTGCAATTATAG